The genomic segment GCGCGGCACCCGTATCTTCGGCCCGGTCGGGCGGGAGCTGCGGGACAAGCGGTTCATGAAGATCATTTCTCTCGCGCCGGAGGTGTTGTAACCGTGAAGGTCAAGAAAGGTGACACGGTTGTCGTCATCGCCGGTAAGGACAAGGGTGCCAAGGGTAAGGTCATCGCGGCCTACCCGCGGCAGGACAAGGTCCTGGTCGAGGGCGTGAACCGGGTCAAGAAGCACACCCGCATCAGCACCACCCAGCGCGGTGCCAAGACCGGCGGCATCGTCACCCAGGAGGCCCCGATCCACGTCTCGAACGTGCAGGTCCTGGACTCCGACGGCAACCCGACCAGGGTCGGGTACCGGATCGACGACAGCGGCCAGAAGGTCCGCATCGCGCGCAGCACCGGTAAGGACCTGTGATGACGACGGCAACCGAAACGAAGACCCTGCCGCGCCTCAAGGAGCGGTACCGCAACGAGGTCGTGGCGAAGCTGCGCGAGCAGTTCGAGTACGGCAACCCGATGCAGGTCCCCGGCCTGGTCAAGATCGTCGTCAACATGGGCGTCG from the Solwaraspora sp. WMMD1047 genome contains:
- the rplX gene encoding 50S ribosomal protein L24, which gives rise to MKVKKGDTVVVIAGKDKGAKGKVIAAYPRQDKVLVEGVNRVKKHTRISTTQRGAKTGGIVTQEAPIHVSNVQVLDSDGNPTRVGYRIDDSGQKVRIARSTGKDL